Proteins from a genomic interval of Pseudomonas asplenii:
- a CDS encoding sulfotransferase family protein: MATQFHAISGLPRSGSTLLSALLRQNPRFSAAITSPVAALVGATHAKMCGGEFGGFFDDRKRATILRAVIESYYTDQICGMPEDRVLFDTNRTWTGRAALWGALYPQSRIICCVREVGWIIDSIERMLAKNPLQLSRMFNFQPGTSVYARAETLMNSDTGLIGLAWSNLREAWFSEQAKRLILVPYDHLVKEPRRTLERLYAELGQPWFEHDLQNVVYDEPEYDAQLGMPGLHAVRKTVEYQARPLCIPPDLFARYAATSFWNHAELNTHGVTII, encoded by the coding sequence TTGGCTACTCAGTTTCATGCGATATCGGGTTTACCGCGCTCGGGGTCGACATTGTTGTCGGCCTTGCTGCGCCAGAATCCACGGTTTTCAGCGGCGATCACCAGCCCGGTTGCCGCTTTGGTGGGCGCTACACACGCCAAGATGTGTGGCGGTGAGTTCGGTGGCTTTTTCGATGACCGCAAGCGTGCGACGATCCTGCGCGCTGTCATCGAGTCGTACTACACCGACCAGATTTGCGGGATGCCCGAAGACCGGGTGCTCTTCGATACCAACCGTACGTGGACGGGGCGGGCGGCGCTGTGGGGAGCCCTGTACCCCCAGTCACGCATCATCTGCTGTGTCCGTGAGGTCGGCTGGATCATCGACAGCATCGAGCGCATGCTCGCCAAGAACCCCCTGCAACTGTCACGCATGTTCAACTTCCAGCCGGGCACGTCCGTCTATGCCCGGGCCGAAACCCTGATGAACTCGGACACCGGCTTGATCGGCCTGGCCTGGAGCAATCTGCGCGAAGCCTGGTTCAGCGAGCAGGCCAAGCGCCTGATCCTGGTCCCCTATGATCACCTGGTCAAAGAGCCAAGGCGCACCCTTGAGCGGCTCTACGCCGAGCTGGGCCAGCCGTGGTTCGAGCACGACCTGCAAAACGTGGTGTACGACGAACCTGAATACGACGCTCAACTGGGGATGCCCGGCCTGCACGCCGTGCGCAAAACCGTCGAGTACCAGGCTCGCCCGCTGTGCATTCCGCCGGATCTCTTTGCTCGGTATGCCGCGACCAGCTTCTGGAACCATGCCGAACTCAACACGCATGGCGTGACGATCATTTGA
- a CDS encoding TolC family protein — MLKIRKALSFKWGACITLVIGMGPLSAVAGGFGPADPLRQFDDVPATAANHMFDSSPAVDGCTDNSKAELSLLDIVSSALCRNPKTREAWANVKVQTAQVGVSKAAYLPTISGTLQEAKDSTTSHGTSSNPFEVQSNSHFQNAAMTLNWVLYDFGARSAGVDYAQSKLASALAEQDSALQTVFASTVKDYYAALVAQKDRQATQQIEADAKQVLDAATLRVRHGVAAVSDQLQAQTSYYQATFNRNKAEGDWKSALGQVAIDMGRRPNVPLHLLGEEGIAPPDMAFEQSVEDLLKTAQQRHPSLIAARAELVAAQANEEVVRAQGRPTISFVGKYSYDNQPQSSGAGQQFTGETVRDRSVALQVNIPLFEGFTRTYQVRGAQAQIESKEAALSDAELQVASSVWSDYQTLKVGTENVRTSHQVLESARQSFDAAQARYAKGVTGILEVITTQTALANAQQQQISAVAGWQNARIQLASSLGNLDLKAIYP, encoded by the coding sequence ATGCTGAAAATTCGCAAGGCGCTGTCGTTCAAGTGGGGAGCGTGCATCACGCTGGTGATTGGAATGGGGCCACTATCGGCTGTGGCCGGCGGCTTTGGGCCGGCCGATCCGTTGCGCCAGTTCGATGATGTGCCGGCCACTGCCGCCAACCACATGTTCGACTCATCACCGGCAGTGGATGGCTGCACGGACAATTCAAAGGCCGAGCTGAGCTTGCTGGATATCGTCTCCAGTGCTCTATGTCGCAATCCCAAAACTCGGGAAGCCTGGGCGAACGTCAAGGTACAAACCGCGCAGGTCGGTGTATCCAAGGCCGCCTACCTGCCGACCATTAGCGGCACGCTGCAGGAAGCCAAGGACAGCACGACCAGCCATGGCACCTCGTCCAATCCTTTCGAGGTCCAGTCCAACAGCCATTTCCAGAACGCCGCCATGACCTTGAACTGGGTGCTGTACGACTTCGGTGCTCGTTCGGCGGGCGTCGACTATGCCCAGAGCAAGCTCGCCTCCGCGCTGGCCGAGCAGGACAGCGCTCTGCAGACGGTCTTTGCCAGCACGGTGAAGGACTACTATGCCGCGCTGGTGGCGCAGAAGGATCGGCAGGCGACCCAGCAGATTGAAGCGGATGCCAAGCAGGTGCTGGATGCTGCCACATTGCGCGTTCGCCATGGCGTGGCGGCGGTCAGCGATCAGTTGCAGGCACAGACGTCCTACTATCAGGCCACCTTCAATCGCAACAAGGCCGAAGGCGACTGGAAGAGCGCGCTGGGGCAGGTGGCGATCGATATGGGAAGGCGGCCCAATGTGCCCCTGCATTTACTCGGGGAGGAGGGTATAGCCCCACCGGATATGGCTTTTGAGCAATCCGTCGAGGATCTGCTCAAGACGGCCCAGCAACGACACCCCTCACTTATTGCTGCCCGTGCCGAGTTGGTGGCAGCCCAGGCCAATGAAGAAGTGGTCCGTGCACAGGGGCGACCGACGATCAGCTTCGTCGGCAAATACAGCTACGACAACCAGCCTCAAAGCTCCGGTGCCGGTCAGCAGTTCACCGGGGAGACGGTGCGGGACCGCTCGGTGGCCCTTCAGGTGAACATTCCACTCTTCGAGGGTTTCACCCGTACCTACCAGGTCCGCGGTGCGCAGGCCCAGATCGAGAGCAAAGAGGCGGCCCTGAGCGATGCCGAACTGCAAGTGGCCTCCAGCGTCTGGTCGGACTACCAGACCCTGAAAGTCGGTACCGAGAACGTGCGCACCAGCCATCAGGTTCTGGAGAGCGCCAGGCAGTCCTTTGACGCGGCGCAGGCGCGCTATGCCAAAGGCGTGACCGGCATCCTTGAAGTGATCACCACCCAGACGGCCCTGGCCAACGCGCAACAGCAGCAGATCAGCGCGGTGGCCGGCTGGCAGAACGCGCGTATTCAACTGGCATCAAGCCTGGGCAACCTGGATCTGAAGGCTATCTACCCATAA
- a CDS encoding TIGR03745 family integrating conjugative element membrane protein, giving the protein MNIQHALKRFNRPLARLVLIASTLWSGLVCAALPGMEVPSRGEGKNLIETLQNYGYDIVSLLALAISAAAFCGVAYHAYSSYSEVQTGKKTWGQFGLTCGVGALLLVIVIWLLTKGIGVL; this is encoded by the coding sequence ATGAACATCCAACATGCACTCAAAAGATTCAACCGCCCACTCGCGCGCCTGGTATTGATCGCTAGCACGCTGTGGTCAGGGCTGGTCTGTGCGGCGCTACCCGGTATGGAGGTCCCCAGTCGCGGGGAAGGCAAGAACCTCATCGAGACGCTGCAAAACTACGGCTATGACATCGTCTCACTGCTCGCGCTGGCGATCTCTGCGGCGGCTTTTTGTGGCGTGGCCTATCACGCCTACAGCTCCTACTCCGAGGTGCAAACGGGCAAGAAAACCTGGGGGCAGTTCGGACTGACCTGCGGTGTCGGCGCCCTGTTGCTGGTGATCGTCATCTGGCTGCTGACCAAGGGCATTGGGGTGCTGTGA
- a CDS encoding TIGR03758 family integrating conjugative element protein produces MNMSAPQVKAFEAMAGFTPAASTALLSGLVLSVALIFAAWTILSGYRGWAAGHLSQGKLFSMIVKVAVIYILLTALVLR; encoded by the coding sequence ATGAACATGAGTGCACCGCAGGTCAAGGCCTTTGAGGCCATGGCCGGTTTTACCCCGGCAGCCAGCACCGCCTTGCTCTCCGGCCTGGTACTGAGCGTGGCATTGATCTTTGCCGCCTGGACGATCCTCAGCGGCTACCGGGGCTGGGCCGCAGGCCACCTGTCCCAGGGCAAACTCTTCAGCATGATCGTCAAGGTGGCGGTGATCTACATCCTGCTCACCGCCCTGGTACTGCGCTGA
- a CDS encoding integrative conjugative element protein, RAQPRD family, translating into MRHLRLIALSASFATDLVQAEPTAQERLHLAGLLRQLDAVMKQVQASAALPTDEHARFTFDYTRLSAELELVRQGIEDHLTPSRAQPRSLPELTGHYTHAAESSP; encoded by the coding sequence ATGAGACACCTTCGCCTTATCGCGCTCTCAGCGAGCTTTGCCACAGACCTGGTGCAGGCCGAACCGACGGCCCAGGAGCGCCTGCACCTGGCCGGATTGCTGCGCCAGCTCGACGCGGTGATGAAGCAGGTACAGGCCAGTGCCGCCCTGCCCACTGACGAGCATGCTCGCTTCACCTTCGACTACACCCGCCTCTCGGCCGAACTGGAACTGGTCCGCCAGGGCATCGAGGATCACCTCACCCCGTCACGAGCCCAGCCCCGGTCGTTACCGGAGCTGACCGGTCACTACACCCATGCAGCCGAATCCTCGCCATGA
- a CDS encoding DUF1349 domain-containing protein, producing MENKKTSAALGQRFEESVWGKANWLNEPGHYLAYSDDSLEVMTHLQTDFWRETHYGFIRDSGHLLAFETDGDFTAQVRVNADFRELYDQAGMMVRLDEKTWVKAGIEFNDGNPMISSVLTQGKSDWSPALFVGDPADFWLRVTVSEGVLRLQYSTDGLSWPLLRLAPFPQAKSYQVGPMCCTPEREGLKVKFSEWSLTRPLGRDLHDLS from the coding sequence GTGGAGAATAAAAAGACCAGTGCAGCGCTCGGTCAGCGTTTTGAAGAGTCAGTTTGGGGAAAGGCCAACTGGCTAAATGAACCTGGGCATTATCTCGCCTATTCAGACGATTCGCTCGAGGTGATGACCCATCTTCAGACTGATTTCTGGCGTGAAACCCACTATGGCTTCATACGGGATAGCGGACACTTGCTGGCATTTGAAACCGATGGGGACTTTACTGCACAAGTCAGGGTCAACGCCGATTTTCGTGAGCTTTACGATCAAGCGGGAATGATGGTCAGACTCGATGAAAAGACATGGGTGAAAGCGGGTATAGAATTTAACGATGGGAATCCCATGATCAGCAGCGTCCTGACCCAAGGCAAGTCGGACTGGTCGCCTGCTCTCTTTGTTGGAGACCCCGCCGACTTTTGGCTCCGTGTCACTGTATCTGAAGGTGTGCTGCGCCTGCAGTATTCGACAGATGGACTGAGCTGGCCACTGCTCAGGCTTGCACCGTTTCCACAGGCAAAAAGTTACCAGGTGGGCCCAATGTGTTGCACGCCGGAGCGAGAAGGTTTGAAGGTGAAGTTTTCCGAGTGGTCTTTAACACGTCCTTTGGGTCGAGATCTGCATGATTTGAGCTAG
- a CDS encoding integrating conjugative element protein yields MTRMSSLSRLSFCPWLILITALVTALLSAALQAAPTDFGSSGNAIGDDVLYHIGGGSAVNMGGAGDMQSIGVGVGWNSNLMCGKMDLNTTLHNQLNGLTDGFQNIMGDVIQSATGAVASLPALIIQRADPGLYNLLTNGILQARLDFDRSKASCQAMAERMTHIAGNQNSWNTLAEGQALKEAMAQNQDAVAVTAQAEADNGNTGVPWVGGEKSGGKQQAPIKVVKDVTKAGYNLLNGRNATDNSSIDPKGCNSGLLCKTWKSPDEAAGFANRVLGEDEQQTCEGCTKSTATAGVGLTPLIQEEYDVKLGALKELINGGKTTTLENLDAAGSNSMPVTRGVITALRDEPDQELLAQRLASEIAVTSILEKALLLQRALLAGKKEPNVSANDLATQTIDVEREALQQEIANLLTDLEMRRSLTSNSPSAIIARHQQRKDNSRTIFEGDTDVNRLESIEKAVKGSGGRPPPP; encoded by the coding sequence ATGACTCGGATGTCATCACTTTCTCGTCTCTCCTTCTGCCCCTGGCTGATCCTGATCACGGCCCTGGTCACGGCCTTGCTCAGTGCTGCGCTGCAGGCAGCGCCGACAGATTTCGGCAGCTCGGGCAATGCCATTGGTGACGACGTGCTGTATCACATCGGCGGCGGCAGCGCCGTGAACATGGGCGGGGCCGGCGACATGCAGAGCATCGGTGTCGGCGTCGGTTGGAACAGCAACCTGATGTGCGGAAAAATGGATTTGAACACCACCCTGCACAACCAGCTCAACGGCCTCACCGATGGCTTTCAGAACATCATGGGGGATGTCATCCAGAGTGCGACCGGGGCCGTCGCCTCGCTGCCGGCACTGATCATCCAGCGGGCCGATCCGGGTCTCTACAACCTGCTCACCAACGGCATTCTGCAGGCCCGGTTGGACTTTGATCGTTCCAAGGCCAGTTGCCAGGCGATGGCCGAACGCATGACCCACATCGCCGGCAACCAAAACAGTTGGAACACGCTTGCCGAGGGCCAGGCCCTCAAGGAAGCCATGGCCCAGAACCAGGATGCCGTCGCCGTCACCGCCCAGGCCGAGGCGGACAATGGCAACACCGGTGTTCCCTGGGTGGGCGGGGAAAAATCCGGCGGCAAGCAGCAGGCACCGATCAAGGTGGTCAAGGATGTGACCAAGGCCGGCTACAACCTGCTCAATGGGCGTAACGCCACGGATAACAGCAGTATCGACCCCAAGGGTTGCAACAGCGGCCTGCTGTGCAAGACCTGGAAGTCACCGGATGAGGCGGCTGGATTTGCCAACCGGGTGCTGGGAGAAGACGAGCAGCAAACCTGCGAGGGCTGCACCAAGAGCACCGCCACCGCAGGCGTAGGCCTGACGCCGCTGATTCAGGAAGAGTACGACGTCAAGCTGGGGGCGCTGAAGGAGCTGATCAATGGCGGCAAGACCACCACGCTGGAGAACCTGGACGCCGCGGGCAGCAACTCGATGCCCGTTACCCGGGGTGTCATCACCGCCCTGCGTGATGAGCCCGACCAGGAGCTTCTGGCCCAGCGCCTGGCCTCGGAAATTGCCGTCACCAGCATTCTGGAGAAAGCCCTGTTGCTGCAGCGTGCCCTGCTCGCCGGCAAGAAGGAGCCCAATGTGTCCGCCAACGACCTCGCGACCCAAACCATCGACGTCGAGCGCGAGGCCCTGCAGCAGGAAATCGCCAACCTGCTCACCGATCTGGAAATGCGCCGCTCGCTGACCAGCAACTCGCCCTCGGCGATCATTGCGCGTCACCAGCAGCGCAAGGACAACTCGCGCACGATCTTCGAGGGGGACACCGATGTCAATCGGCTGGAGTCCATTGAGAAGGCGGTCAAGGGCAGTGGTGGCCGGCCGCCACCCCCCTGA
- a CDS encoding TIGR03756 family integrating conjugative element protein, protein MKRAYRRSARPWLPALLALPYSTLSLALNTAAIVPTVSSPDCLEYQVVGVCYWLRCTNFGCNVKTSAKVRHYVPDAVVSSYSTTGMNPWTEVQALSAPISGAQGGGSGTLNSPHENSLSVFKNVDVIGHPGIAAFNAFASGSGYTCEGAGTPYVPHFLSTLDPLGWRHGLPESLFPQALIPGLREVGSRLSMNLWGNVYPRSGFLHQPDDYKASAVMAQRAGDIVTRSGQVHVYRPLLAAAKPGYWPAGELRESDPLTGKWQSLTPTASASCATFPEPGPHQQATDGAYAWSLWRPYSCCKQEGQTFLGSTGGQ, encoded by the coding sequence ATGAAACGCGCCTATCGTCGAAGTGCCAGGCCCTGGCTGCCTGCACTATTGGCCCTGCCCTACTCCACCCTGAGCCTGGCCCTGAACACCGCCGCCATCGTTCCCACGGTGTCCTCTCCCGACTGCCTGGAGTACCAGGTCGTGGGCGTGTGCTACTGGCTGCGTTGCACCAACTTCGGGTGCAACGTCAAAACCTCCGCCAAGGTGCGCCACTACGTACCGGATGCGGTGGTCTCCAGCTACTCCACGACGGGCATGAACCCCTGGACGGAAGTCCAAGCCCTGAGTGCGCCGATCTCCGGCGCCCAAGGCGGTGGCAGCGGCACCCTCAACAGCCCCCACGAAAACAGTCTCTCGGTGTTCAAGAACGTCGATGTGATCGGCCATCCCGGTATTGCGGCGTTCAATGCATTTGCCAGCGGTTCGGGCTACACCTGCGAGGGCGCGGGCACACCCTATGTGCCCCATTTTCTCAGTACCCTGGACCCGCTCGGCTGGCGCCATGGCCTGCCGGAAAGCCTGTTCCCCCAGGCACTGATCCCGGGCCTGCGCGAAGTCGGCAGCCGGTTGTCGATGAATTTGTGGGGCAACGTCTACCCGCGCAGTGGTTTCCTGCACCAGCCTGACGACTACAAGGCCTCGGCGGTGATGGCCCAGCGAGCGGGCGACATCGTGACCCGCTCCGGGCAGGTGCATGTCTACCGCCCACTGCTGGCGGCCGCCAAGCCCGGTTACTGGCCGGCCGGCGAGTTACGCGAGTCTGACCCGCTGACCGGCAAGTGGCAGTCACTGACGCCGACGGCCAGTGCATCCTGCGCGACCTTTCCAGAACCGGGCCCTCACCAGCAGGCAACGGATGGCGCCTACGCCTGGTCGCTGTGGCGCCCCTATAGCTGCTGCAAACAGGAAGGACAGACTTTCCTGGGCAGCACCGGCGGTCAATAA
- a CDS encoding helix-turn-helix domain-containing protein, with protein sequence MKLLDIGEVSAKSGVKPSALRYYEETGLIASMTRHGLRRQFAPEVLLQLKLISMGKAAGFSLEEIAGMFGKDRQPDLPRPLLHQKADEIDRQIHELTALRDTLRHVADCPAPSHLECPTFRRLVEMTGKRDIKRAKKPSTAVRTARQP encoded by the coding sequence ATGAAACTTCTGGATATTGGAGAGGTGTCGGCGAAGAGTGGCGTCAAGCCCTCGGCACTGCGCTACTACGAGGAAACGGGGCTCATTGCATCAATGACACGGCATGGGCTGCGCAGGCAGTTTGCACCCGAGGTGCTTTTGCAGCTCAAGCTGATCTCCATGGGCAAAGCAGCAGGTTTCTCGCTCGAAGAGATTGCCGGCATGTTCGGCAAGGATCGCCAGCCGGACCTGCCACGCCCGTTGCTGCATCAGAAGGCTGACGAGATTGACCGCCAGATCCACGAACTGACGGCGCTGCGCGATACGCTTCGTCATGTTGCCGACTGCCCGGCTCCATCGCACCTGGAATGCCCCACCTTCCGGCGCCTGGTAGAGATGACAGGCAAACGCGATATCAAGCGGGCGAAGAAGCCATCAACCGCCGTCAGGACAGCCAGGCAACCCTAG
- a CDS encoding MFS transporter, producing the protein MKQAQPLLSVSTQTGITFTLALSMLLTSLGTSIANIALPTLAEAFSAPFAQAQSVVVAYLATLTISVVIAGRLGDRHGLKPMLMAGLAVFGIASGLCSVAPNLWLLIGARALQGIGAAFLMTLAMALMRQTASDARMGRAMGLLGTVSALGTALGPSLGGLLIELTGWRGIFWIQFPMACIAFVLAFVTLPGDPGKGVTASASVWSVLGWRLAPNLVVNFLVAAVMMTTLVVGPFYLGFGLGLKAAQVGLVMAIGPVISIFSGVPSGRLVDAWGSGRVLAMGLALLAAGACLLAFAPNMIGLAGYVLSIIVLTPGYQLFQAANNTATLADVPKDRRGTVSGLLSLSRNLGLITGASVMGAVFAFGVGTQAFAHADASAIAAGMCLTFLLAGVMMIFAIVITFGRGSSRL; encoded by the coding sequence ATGAAGCAGGCGCAACCGCTCCTATCGGTGAGCACACAAACGGGCATCACCTTCACTCTGGCCCTGTCGATGCTGCTGACGTCGCTGGGTACCAGCATTGCCAACATCGCCCTGCCGACGCTGGCCGAGGCATTCTCGGCGCCCTTTGCCCAGGCGCAATCGGTGGTCGTTGCCTATCTCGCGACCCTGACGATCTCGGTCGTCATCGCCGGGCGGCTGGGGGACCGTCATGGGCTGAAGCCGATGCTCATGGCCGGACTGGCTGTCTTCGGTATTGCCTCGGGACTGTGCAGTGTCGCGCCCAACCTGTGGCTGCTGATCGGTGCGAGGGCACTCCAGGGGATCGGCGCCGCCTTCCTGATGACGCTGGCCATGGCGTTGATGCGCCAGACGGCCAGTGACGCGCGTATGGGGCGCGCCATGGGCCTGCTGGGTACCGTCTCGGCCCTTGGAACAGCGCTCGGTCCCTCGCTGGGTGGGCTGCTGATTGAACTGACAGGATGGCGTGGCATCTTCTGGATCCAGTTCCCGATGGCCTGCATCGCCTTTGTCCTGGCTTTCGTGACGCTGCCGGGCGACCCCGGCAAGGGCGTCACCGCTTCGGCAAGCGTGTGGTCGGTGTTGGGCTGGCGTCTGGCGCCTAACCTTGTCGTCAACTTTCTGGTTGCGGCGGTCATGATGACGACGCTGGTGGTTGGCCCTTTCTATCTGGGCTTCGGTCTCGGCCTGAAGGCGGCGCAAGTGGGACTCGTCATGGCGATCGGCCCTGTCATCTCCATCTTCAGCGGTGTGCCCTCGGGGCGTCTCGTCGATGCGTGGGGCAGTGGCCGTGTCCTCGCCATGGGGCTTGCCCTGTTGGCTGCGGGCGCTTGCCTGCTCGCGTTTGCGCCGAACATGATCGGCCTTGCCGGCTATGTGCTGTCCATTATCGTCCTGACGCCGGGTTACCAGCTCTTCCAGGCGGCCAATAACACCGCCACGCTGGCGGACGTGCCCAAGGACCGGCGCGGTACGGTGTCGGGACTGCTCAGCCTGTCGCGTAATCTCGGCTTGATCACAGGGGCGTCCGTAATGGGCGCTGTCTTCGCGTTCGGTGTCGGTACGCAAGCGTTCGCCCACGCCGATGCTTCGGCGATCGCCGCCGGGATGTGCCTGACCTTCCTGCTGGCTGGCGTGATGATGATCTTCGCGATCGTGATCACATTCGGTCGCGGATCCTCTCGGTTGTGA
- a CDS encoding L-talarate/galactarate dehydratase, translating into MQTPAQQYPSADNDRIAYVKVSSVFLPLANPISDAKVLTGRQKPMTEIAILFAEIETEGGHTGLGFSYSKRAGGPGQFAHAKEIAPALLGENPSDIAKLWTKLCWAGASVGRSGLSTQAIGAFDVALWDLKAKRANLSLARLLGAQRDSVRCYNTSGGFLHTPLEQLLKNTDLSREKGIGGIKLKVGQPDCALDLHRVSSVRKHLGENFPLMVDANQQWDRPTAQRMCRRFEEFNLVWIEEPLDCYDAEGHAALAQQFDTPIATGEMLTSVAEHAEFIKLRGADYLMPDAPRVGGITPYLKVAAMAEQAGVMLAPHFAMELHVHLAATYPTEPWVEHFEWLEPLFNERLETRDGRMLVPTRPGLGLSLSEQVHGWTAQVAEFGKHP; encoded by the coding sequence ATGCAGACCCCAGCACAACAATATCCCAGCGCCGACAACGACCGTATCGCCTACGTCAAGGTGTCCTCGGTGTTCCTGCCGCTGGCCAACCCGATCAGTGACGCCAAGGTGCTCACGGGCCGGCAAAAGCCGATGACCGAGATTGCCATCCTGTTCGCCGAGATCGAAACCGAGGGTGGCCACACGGGTCTTGGCTTCAGCTACTCCAAGCGTGCCGGCGGCCCGGGCCAGTTCGCCCACGCCAAGGAAATTGCCCCGGCCCTGCTCGGTGAAAACCCCAGCGACATCGCCAAACTCTGGACCAAACTCTGCTGGGCCGGGGCCTCGGTGGGCCGCAGCGGCCTCTCGACCCAGGCAATCGGTGCCTTCGACGTCGCCCTGTGGGACCTCAAGGCCAAACGCGCCAACCTGTCCCTGGCACGCCTGCTCGGTGCCCAGCGTGACTCGGTGCGTTGCTACAACACCTCCGGCGGCTTCCTGCACACGCCGCTCGAACAATTGCTGAAGAACACCGACCTGTCGCGAGAGAAAGGCATTGGCGGCATCAAGCTCAAGGTCGGCCAGCCTGACTGTGCACTCGACCTGCACCGGGTCAGCAGCGTGCGCAAGCACTTGGGCGAGAACTTCCCGCTGATGGTCGACGCCAACCAGCAATGGGACCGCCCCACCGCCCAGCGCATGTGCCGGCGCTTCGAGGAGTTCAATCTGGTGTGGATCGAAGAGCCACTGGACTGCTACGACGCCGAGGGCCACGCGGCCCTGGCCCAGCAATTCGACACGCCGATCGCCACCGGCGAGATGCTCACCAGCGTGGCCGAGCACGCCGAGTTCATCAAACTGCGCGGTGCCGACTACCTGATGCCGGATGCACCACGGGTGGGGGGCATCACCCCTTACCTGAAGGTCGCGGCCATGGCCGAGCAGGCCGGGGTCATGCTCGCACCGCACTTCGCCATGGAGTTGCATGTACACCTGGCAGCCACCTACCCGACCGAGCCGTGGGTCGAGCATTTCGAGTGGCTGGAGCCGCTGTTCAACGAACGCCTGGAAACCCGTGACGGTCGCATGCTGGTGCCAACGCGGCCAGGCCTGGGGCTGTCGCTGAGCGAACAGGTCCACGGCTGGACTGCGCAGGTAGCAGAATTTGGCAAGCATCCTTAG
- a CDS encoding MFS transporter yields the protein MIFIVTVFNYVDRATLSIAAPVLRTDLGFDAVTMGIAFSAFGWAYTAMQLPGGVILDRFGSRLILGLSLIIWSTFTFLQGFVDLFSSAFLALFVLRFLMGVAESPAFPANNRLTVMWFPRHERGLATAIFQSAQYFALAAFTPLMVLLLNSFGWQHVFFWTGGAGILIGLLWFRFVHEPRHDKRVNQAELDYITAGGGLPDMGEIKTPFSWANLRGIAGNRMMIGIYLGQFCLTSITWFFLTWFPTYLIEAKGMTLLKVGLVAAIPPVAGCLGGMIGGIWSDWMLKKGFSLTAARKTPIICGLLASSSIVVANYTQSTALVILVMSIAFFAKGVGNLGWCIVGDVSPKRAMGISGAMFNFCGNIASIVTPIAIGFLVKQASFDAALIYVGAMGLLGAFAYLVIVGPLKRLEVDGLQDPPFSPEPAPSTTSHSAR from the coding sequence ATGATTTTCATCGTCACCGTGTTCAACTATGTCGACCGCGCCACCCTGTCGATCGCCGCCCCGGTCCTGCGTACCGACCTGGGGTTTGATGCCGTGACCATGGGTATCGCCTTCTCCGCGTTCGGTTGGGCCTACACTGCCATGCAGTTGCCCGGTGGCGTGATTCTCGATCGCTTCGGCTCACGCCTGATACTGGGCCTGAGCCTGATCATCTGGTCGACCTTCACCTTCCTGCAGGGCTTCGTCGATCTGTTCAGCTCGGCGTTCCTGGCGCTGTTCGTGCTGCGTTTTCTGATGGGCGTGGCCGAATCCCCAGCGTTTCCAGCCAACAACCGCCTGACCGTGATGTGGTTCCCCCGCCACGAGCGCGGCCTGGCGACAGCGATCTTCCAGTCGGCGCAGTACTTCGCACTGGCGGCATTCACCCCGCTGATGGTGCTGCTGTTGAACAGCTTCGGCTGGCAGCACGTATTCTTCTGGACCGGTGGCGCCGGCATCCTGATCGGCCTGTTGTGGTTCAGGTTCGTGCATGAGCCGCGCCATGACAAACGCGTCAACCAGGCCGAACTGGACTACATCACAGCCGGGGGCGGCCTGCCCGACATGGGCGAGATCAAGACCCCGTTCAGTTGGGCCAATCTGCGCGGCATCGCCGGCAACCGCATGATGATCGGCATCTACCTGGGCCAATTCTGCCTGACCTCGATCACCTGGTTTTTCCTCACCTGGTTCCCCACTTACCTGATCGAGGCCAAGGGCATGACCCTGCTCAAGGTTGGCCTGGTGGCGGCCATTCCGCCGGTTGCCGGCTGCCTGGGCGGCATGATCGGCGGCATATGGTCGGACTGGATGCTGAAGAAGGGCTTCAGCCTCACCGCAGCCCGCAAGACCCCGATCATCTGCGGCCTGCTGGCCTCGAGCAGCATCGTGGTGGCCAACTACACACAGTCGACCGCCCTGGTGATCCTGGTCATGTCCATCGCCTTTTTTGCCAAGGGTGTGGGCAACCTCGGCTGGTGCATCGTCGGCGATGTGTCGCCCAAGCGCGCCATGGGCATCAGCGGCGCGATGTTCAACTTCTGCGGCAACATCGCCAGCATCGTCACACCGATCGCCATCGGCTTTCTGGTCAAGCAGGCTTCGTTTGACGCGGCACTGATCTATGTCGGCGCCATGGGGCTGCTCGGTGCCTTTGCCTATCTGGTCATCGTCGGGCCGCTCAAGCGCCTGGAAGTCGATGGCCTGCAAGACCCGCCCTTCTCCCCGGAACCTGCGCCGTCGACGACCTCGCATTCGGCTCGCTGA